One segment of Planctomycetota bacterium DNA contains the following:
- a CDS encoding serine/threonine protein kinase, whose product MARLPDRLGPLVLSQQLGLGRQCQVWSCKDDSLGRQVAVKILQTGYDDDRLQRRQLEHELAVGRSLDHPGVIRLDRLTVYEGFPCLVMELFPHPNLRRFVTGSRDRLLSRLPKILIGVSEALAHMHARGWVHRDIKPANVLANRAGEIKVIDFAIAARPPGALGRLLWRRQQPQGTPSYMAPEQIRGQPPDPRSDVYSLGCMAFELLGGHPPFTGSNTHELLSRHLYNAPPGVEASNANVSAAASKLLREMMAKRAADRPAAGDVARQLHQLRLYDRDVTPPAVADGGDGSN is encoded by the coding sequence ATGGCCAGACTCCCCGACAGACTCGGTCCCCTCGTGCTGTCCCAGCAGCTCGGCCTGGGACGGCAGTGCCAGGTGTGGAGCTGCAAGGACGACTCGCTCGGCCGGCAGGTGGCGGTCAAGATCCTCCAGACCGGCTACGACGACGACCGCCTCCAGCGCCGGCAGCTCGAGCATGAGTTGGCGGTGGGCCGCAGCCTCGACCACCCGGGGGTGATCCGCCTCGATCGGCTCACGGTCTACGAGGGGTTTCCCTGCCTGGTGATGGAGCTGTTTCCCCACCCCAACCTCCGTCGCTTCGTGACCGGGTCGCGCGATCGGCTCCTCTCCCGGCTGCCGAAGATCCTCATCGGGGTCAGCGAGGCGCTGGCGCACATGCACGCCCGCGGCTGGGTCCACCGCGACATCAAGCCCGCCAACGTCCTGGCCAACCGGGCCGGCGAGATCAAGGTGATCGATTTCGCGATCGCGGCGCGTCCGCCAGGGGCCCTCGGCAGGTTGCTGTGGCGGCGGCAGCAGCCGCAGGGCACGCCCAGCTACATGGCCCCCGAGCAGATCCGCGGGCAGCCCCCCGACCCGCGTTCCGACGTCTACTCGCTGGGCTGCATGGCGTTCGAACTGCTCGGCGGCCATCCGCCGTTCACCGGATCCAACACCCACGAGCTCCTTTCCCGGCATCTGTACAACGCCCCGCCGGGAGTCGAGGCCTCGAATGCCAACGTCTCCGCGGCCGCGTCGAAGCTGCTGCGCGAGATGATGGCCAAGCGCGCCGCCGACCGCCCCGCCGCCGGCGACGTCGCCCGGCAGCTCCACCAGCTGCGGCTCTACGACCGCGATGTGACGCCCCCCGCGGTGGCCGACGGGGGCGACGGCTCGAATTGA
- the truA gene encoding tRNA pseudouridine(38-40) synthase TruA encodes MSRAIGLRLAYEGTRYHGWQVQPGRTTVQGTLAAAIHAVSGETVLPRGSSRTDAGVHALDQIVSFTSSSLLDAATWARALDANLPADVTVVAAAEVDADFDPVAAAVAKTYRYRIHDAPWKPVLDRALVWRWRSRLDTDAMALAALSLLGEHDFTSFEKTPSSRVSKTRTIHRLDVGRRASPAGKADAEVWVEVAGNGFLHNMVRIIVGSLVLVGAGRRPPPWLAEVVAARDRIRAGPTAPPQGLVLLSTQLLPGTPLAAPTVRR; translated from the coding sequence ATGAGCCGCGCCATCGGCCTGCGCCTCGCCTACGAGGGCACGCGCTACCACGGCTGGCAGGTGCAGCCGGGACGGACGACGGTGCAGGGGACGCTCGCCGCGGCGATCCACGCCGTGAGCGGCGAGACGGTGCTGCCGCGCGGGTCGAGCCGGACCGACGCCGGCGTCCACGCCCTCGACCAGATCGTCTCGTTCACCAGCTCCAGCTTGCTCGATGCCGCCACCTGGGCCCGGGCCCTCGACGCCAACCTCCCGGCGGACGTGACGGTGGTGGCCGCGGCGGAAGTCGACGCCGATTTCGATCCCGTCGCCGCCGCGGTCGCCAAGACCTACCGCTACCGGATCCACGACGCCCCCTGGAAACCGGTGCTCGACCGGGCGCTGGTCTGGCGCTGGCGGTCGCGGCTCGACACCGACGCGATGGCGCTGGCGGCGCTGTCGCTTCTCGGGGAGCACGACTTCACCAGTTTCGAGAAGACCCCCTCGTCACGGGTATCGAAAACGCGCACAATCCACCGCCTCGACGTCGGACGCCGGGCCAGCCCGGCGGGGAAGGCCGATGCCGAGGTGTGGGTGGAGGTCGCCGGCAACGGCTTCCTCCACAACATGGTGCGTATCATCGTCGGGTCGCTGGTGCTGGTCGGTGCCGGTCGCCGGCCGCCGCCGTGGCTGGCGGAGGTGGTCGCGGCCCGCGACCGTATCCGCGCCGGGCCAACCGCACCGCCGCAGGGTCTCGTGCTCCTCTCGACGCAACTCCTTCCCGGGACCCCCCTCGCCGCGCCCACCGTCCGCCGGTGA
- a CDS encoding aspartate-semialdehyde dehydrogenase translates to MIDTIAVVGATGAVGRIIVRLLVERAFPARRIKLLASKRSAGATLSVAGTSLPIEELTPESFAGVEIAIGSTPDEVAAEFVPWALERGTVVVDESGQFRMRPDVPLVIPEVNAAALDGHDGLVSSPNCSTTQLVMVMKPLHDAARVRRVVVSTYQAVSGAGLAATDELRGATAAWLEGRAEPRAVFPHPIAANLIPQIGSPKGGGSTSEELKMVLETRKILGDESIGVCATCVRVPVGNCHSESILIETERKLSAAEARRLLAAAPGIVVVDELEARSYPQPRTCDGRDEVFVGRIREDESCPAGIALWCVSDNLRKGAATNAVQIAELLATKRPRRAGGVAVGA, encoded by the coding sequence GTGATCGACACCATCGCCGTCGTCGGCGCCACCGGCGCCGTTGGGCGGATCATCGTCCGGCTGCTCGTGGAGCGGGCCTTTCCCGCCCGACGGATCAAGCTGCTGGCCTCGAAGCGGTCGGCGGGGGCCACGCTGTCGGTGGCCGGCACGAGCCTGCCGATCGAGGAGTTGACGCCCGAGTCGTTCGCCGGCGTCGAGATCGCGATCGGCAGCACCCCCGACGAGGTCGCCGCCGAGTTCGTGCCCTGGGCGCTGGAGCGCGGCACCGTCGTCGTCGACGAGAGCGGGCAGTTCCGCATGCGTCCCGACGTGCCGCTGGTGATCCCCGAGGTCAACGCCGCGGCGCTCGACGGCCACGACGGGCTCGTATCGAGCCCCAACTGCTCGACGACGCAGTTGGTGATGGTGATGAAGCCGCTCCACGACGCCGCCCGCGTCCGCCGGGTCGTGGTCAGCACCTACCAGGCGGTCAGCGGGGCGGGGCTGGCGGCCACCGACGAGCTCCGCGGGGCCACCGCCGCCTGGCTCGAGGGGCGGGCCGAGCCGCGCGCCGTGTTTCCCCATCCGATCGCCGCCAACCTCATCCCGCAGATCGGCTCGCCGAAGGGGGGCGGGTCGACGAGCGAGGAACTGAAGATGGTCCTCGAGACGCGGAAGATCCTCGGCGACGAGTCGATCGGCGTGTGTGCGACCTGCGTCCGGGTGCCGGTCGGCAACTGCCACAGCGAATCGATCCTCATCGAGACAGAACGCAAGCTGTCGGCCGCCGAGGCACGGCGGCTGCTCGCAGCCGCGCCGGGGATCGTCGTCGTCGACGAGCTCGAGGCGCGCAGCTACCCGCAGCCGCGCACCTGCGACGGGCGCGACGAGGTGTTCGTGGGGCGGATCCGCGAGGACGAATCGTGCCCCGCGGGAATCGCGCTGTGGTGCGTGTCCGACAACCTCCGCAAGGGGGCCGCCACCAACGCCGTGCAGATCGCCGAGCTGCTGGCGACGAAACGGCCGAGGCGGGCAGGGGGGGTCGCGGTGGGCGCATGA